A stretch of DNA from Trichocoleus sp.:
CCACCCGCACTGTACTATCTGAATGATCCAGTGATTGCAAAACGTGAGACAAGATGCTTTCTGAATGCGGCTGCTCTAACTGAGCAATTTCTGCAATGAGACCGAGGCGATCGGCAGCTTCAGGCTTTTCCTCTGCTGTCTGCTGGATTTCCCGAAGTTCTGGATCAGTGGGAATTAAGTCGGGTACAGTGACTTCTTCAGTTTGAGGATGCATCAGTTCACTAACTGTTAATGAGACTGCCAAAGGCACATCCACCTCAGACTCTAGCGGAATGGGTTGTTCAACAATAGATGATGGCGCTGCCATGGGTCGTACATCGAGATCCGCCGATCGGAGCGGCACTAGGTCATTTGGTGAATTTTGTCCGGCATCTTCTGAAGCGATCGCCCGATCAGGGGTGGTTTGATTAGCATTTTGATCAACGGTTTGATCGCCTGTTTCTGAAGATTGAGTTTTTAAATTATTTGCTAAATCAAGATTTTTTGCTGAATTGGTTGTGCCAGTGGAATTTGTAATGGAATTAGAAGAACGAACATTCTGCCGCTTTTTCCAAGCTCGATTTGCTGCAAAAAAAGCTGTAACTAACCCGTATAAGAGCAAGCTAATCCAAACTATTTTCATAATGTGATAAATCCCAGGTTACTGCTAAGTAGAGCAGAACTTTTCTTTTAAGGGTCAGGCAGTGAAATG
This window harbors:
- a CDS encoding HEAT repeat domain-containing protein, whose protein sequence is MKIVWISLLLYGLVTAFFAANRAWKKRQNVRSSNSITNSTGTTNSAKNLDLANNLKTQSSETGDQTVDQNANQTTPDRAIASEDAGQNSPNDLVPLRSADLDVRPMAAPSSIVEQPIPLESEVDVPLAVSLTVSELMHPQTEEVTVPDLIPTDPELREIQQTAEEKPEAADRLGLIAEIAQLEQPHSESILSHVLQSLDHSDSTVRVAAVFELGELAAKHPGQINQDVIDRLNHLSQDADADVRSQAILALSKLGQGIGNS